From a region of the Streptacidiphilus albus JL83 genome:
- a CDS encoding HNH endonuclease — MPKRFCLNPDCKVLFDATTGRSRCPACQAELDTRMNSRPKANTTDRGLGWQHQQRARESVSQDMACHICGGRATESDPMTADHQTPRAQGGGDSPLLPAHRSCNSRRGGRQRRRGR, encoded by the coding sequence ATGCCGAAACGGTTCTGCCTCAACCCTGACTGCAAGGTCCTGTTCGACGCCACCACCGGCCGCAGTCGCTGCCCGGCCTGCCAGGCCGAACTCGACACCCGCATGAACTCCCGCCCCAAGGCCAACACCACCGACCGCGGCCTCGGCTGGCAGCACCAGCAGCGCGCCCGCGAGTCCGTCAGTCAAGACATGGCCTGCCACATCTGCGGCGGACGTGCCACAGAATCCGACCCCATGACCGCCGACCACCAGACACCGCGGGCACAGGGCGGCGGCGACAGCCCGCTGCTCCCCGCGCACCGGTCCTGCAACAGCCGGCGCGGCGGCCGGCAGCGCAGACGAGGCCGATAG
- a CDS encoding P27 family phage terminase small subunit codes for MPRTKKPAGAAVDRRNGRKAELVAVAGGRLALPDPPPGVEWCADAVTAWSRYWDDPVASALTPADEHLVTRWLEALNRYLLMSRTADQSPLVTGSQGQDVLNPLYRAAELAFKTVEACEKQIGIGPANRASLGIALLTEKRTLASMNAAYVAKEVTGAQDEDPRVARIDR; via the coding sequence ATGCCCAGGACCAAGAAGCCCGCCGGCGCGGCCGTCGACCGGCGCAACGGACGCAAGGCCGAGCTGGTCGCCGTCGCCGGTGGCCGCCTGGCCCTCCCCGACCCTCCGCCCGGCGTCGAGTGGTGCGCCGACGCGGTCACCGCCTGGTCCCGGTACTGGGACGACCCGGTCGCCTCCGCGCTGACCCCCGCCGACGAGCACCTGGTCACCCGCTGGCTCGAGGCGCTCAACCGCTACCTGCTGATGTCCCGCACCGCCGACCAGTCGCCGCTGGTCACCGGCTCGCAGGGCCAGGACGTCCTCAACCCGCTCTACCGCGCGGCGGAGTTGGCCTTCAAGACCGTCGAGGCCTGCGAGAAGCAGATCGGCATCGGCCCCGCCAACCGGGCCTCGCTCGGCATCGCGCTGCTCACCGAGAAGCGCACCTTGGCCAGCATGAACGCCGCCTACGTGGCGAAGGAGGTGACCGGTGCCCAGGACGAAGACCCCCGCGTCGCCCGCATCGACCGCTGA
- a CDS encoding terminase TerL endonuclease subunit produces the protein MPRTKTPASPASTADVCVDCGWLPEPGQLWPTYGGLACRWIQENLILAEGDSFGKPFLLRQDQKAFIWRWYEYCPHCDTWRYDEALRGAARGDGKTALVAALGVLEFGGPPQLAPISPNVVVAAASWDQANLLYAAASTMMGGRDQDVEEAPLCGFFEVYDGETKLADGRPGRLFRTATVAGTNQGGQPTLLLADEIHEFGAPGSPRAKFHDVVSKSCTKRLLTYRIPLESGEIREVRRGPGRVIDLSTAGDDVDHSFLGLKYKRGLREMHQGEPTKFLFDWRQARPGLDYTRPEDRAIACRDASGAADVIWSVDTRVREWDKDEVRHSDWRRYFANEWVDVADESWLADHPGAWDACKGEWTLTGTEPAVLAVDMALKHDSVAVAEVRELADGRRAVTAKIWYPGDGNIDHVAVFEWIKARAGKLGTAFQGLVYDPRFFQLPAMELEDEGYMVIEMPQSPERMAPAVGLTYDSILSGALVHDGDPDLAAQVKAANKRPGERGFTLSKGRSRKHIDAAVAMCMGVWTSAELSGQMEPSITECIW, from the coding sequence GTGCCCAGGACGAAGACCCCCGCGTCGCCCGCATCGACCGCTGACGTCTGCGTCGACTGCGGCTGGCTGCCCGAACCGGGCCAGCTGTGGCCCACCTACGGCGGCCTGGCCTGCCGCTGGATCCAGGAGAACCTGATCCTGGCCGAGGGCGACAGCTTCGGGAAGCCCTTCCTGCTCCGGCAGGACCAGAAGGCCTTCATCTGGCGCTGGTACGAGTACTGCCCGCACTGCGACACCTGGCGCTACGACGAAGCCCTGCGCGGCGCGGCCCGCGGCGACGGCAAGACCGCCCTGGTCGCAGCCCTCGGCGTGCTCGAGTTCGGCGGCCCCCCGCAGCTCGCCCCGATCAGCCCCAACGTCGTCGTCGCAGCAGCGTCCTGGGACCAGGCGAACCTCCTCTACGCCGCCGCCTCGACGATGATGGGCGGCCGGGACCAGGACGTCGAGGAAGCCCCGCTGTGCGGCTTCTTTGAGGTCTACGACGGCGAGACGAAGCTCGCCGACGGCCGTCCGGGGCGCCTCTTCCGGACCGCGACGGTCGCCGGCACCAACCAGGGCGGCCAGCCGACATTGCTGTTGGCCGACGAGATCCATGAGTTCGGCGCACCCGGCAGTCCCCGGGCCAAATTCCATGACGTCGTGTCAAAATCCTGTACGAAGCGCCTGCTTACGTACCGAATCCCGCTGGAATCCGGGGAAATCCGGGAGGTTCGGCGCGGTCCGGGCAGGGTCATCGACCTGTCCACGGCCGGCGACGATGTCGACCACTCCTTCCTCGGGCTGAAGTACAAGCGGGGCCTGCGCGAGATGCACCAGGGCGAGCCCACGAAGTTCCTCTTCGACTGGCGCCAGGCGCGCCCGGGCCTGGACTACACCCGGCCCGAGGACCGCGCCATCGCCTGCCGGGACGCTTCCGGTGCGGCCGACGTGATCTGGTCGGTCGACACCCGGGTCCGCGAATGGGACAAGGACGAGGTCCGACACAGCGACTGGCGCCGGTACTTCGCGAACGAGTGGGTCGACGTCGCCGACGAATCCTGGCTGGCCGACCACCCCGGCGCCTGGGACGCCTGCAAGGGCGAATGGACCCTCACCGGCACCGAACCCGCCGTCTTGGCCGTCGACATGGCGCTCAAGCACGACTCGGTGGCCGTCGCCGAGGTCCGCGAGCTCGCCGACGGACGCCGCGCGGTCACCGCGAAGATCTGGTACCCCGGCGACGGCAACATCGACCACGTCGCGGTCTTCGAGTGGATCAAGGCCCGCGCCGGCAAGCTCGGCACCGCCTTCCAGGGCCTGGTGTACGACCCGCGCTTCTTCCAGCTGCCCGCCATGGAGCTGGAGGACGAGGGCTACATGGTGATCGAGATGCCCCAGTCCCCGGAGCGGATGGCTCCCGCCGTCGGTCTGACGTACGACTCGATCCTCAGCGGCGCCCTGGTCCACGACGGAGACCCGGATCTGGCCGCACAGGTCAAGGCTGCGAACAAGCGCCCCGGAGAGCGTGGCTTCACGCTCTCCAAGGGCCGCTCCCGGAAGCACATCGACGCCGCCGTGGCGATGTGCATGGGCGTCTGGACGTCCGCCGAGCTGTCCGGGCAGATGGAACCCTCGATAACGGAGTGCATCTGGTGA
- a CDS encoding phage portal protein, with translation MALFGRGPAGHRETRTLSFIAPMIGAHVQAQEDYSGGSVEGAMRHAAVWKCVRLLSDVTSCMTPMLYRGTPGVPGSVRLDPPMILTQPSAGADINDYVYMGMSSLLLRGNVYGKILDWQSGYPTQIELQHPDHVRVQVDRDGNTVYKFGNKVMDARTEVWHRMSYRMPGMHQGLSPISYAKGLVHQSFSAQRFAQDYFDSGGHPTGIISNSTAKKFADQREVTTVKERFLAATRNREPVVMSGGWEYQDLKVSPEESQFLATQKYTGSQICGIFGVPPELVGEASEGSAITYANVESRSLDFAKYSLAGWIGRWERWLGSLAPRGQYVKLDKGGLLQADTLVRYQAIHMMVAARIITQSEARAMLLELPPFTPEQQAEVDKLVLPTPPPVGSPKIGS, from the coding sequence ATGGCACTGTTCGGCCGCGGCCCGGCCGGGCACCGGGAGACGCGCACGCTCAGCTTCATCGCGCCGATGATCGGCGCGCACGTCCAGGCCCAGGAGGACTACTCCGGTGGCAGCGTCGAGGGCGCGATGCGGCACGCCGCCGTGTGGAAGTGCGTGCGGCTGCTCTCGGACGTGACGAGCTGCATGACGCCGATGCTGTACCGGGGGACGCCCGGCGTCCCCGGGTCGGTGCGGCTGGATCCGCCGATGATCCTGACCCAGCCCTCGGCCGGCGCGGACATCAACGACTACGTGTACATGGGTATGTCGTCGCTGCTGCTGCGCGGCAATGTCTACGGGAAGATCCTGGACTGGCAGAGCGGCTATCCGACGCAGATCGAGCTGCAGCACCCCGACCACGTCAGGGTGCAGGTCGACCGGGACGGCAATACGGTCTACAAGTTCGGCAACAAGGTCATGGACGCCCGCACCGAGGTGTGGCACCGGATGTCCTACCGGATGCCCGGCATGCACCAGGGCCTGTCGCCGATCTCCTACGCCAAGGGCCTGGTCCACCAGTCGTTCTCCGCGCAGAGGTTCGCGCAGGACTACTTCGACTCCGGCGGCCACCCGACCGGCATTATCTCCAACTCGACCGCGAAGAAGTTCGCCGACCAGCGCGAGGTCACCACCGTCAAGGAGCGGTTCCTCGCCGCGACGCGGAACCGCGAGCCGGTGGTCATGTCGGGCGGCTGGGAGTACCAGGACCTGAAAGTCTCGCCCGAAGAGAGCCAGTTCCTGGCCACCCAGAAGTACACCGGCAGCCAGATCTGCGGGATCTTCGGCGTCCCGCCGGAACTGGTGGGCGAGGCCAGCGAGGGCTCGGCGATCACCTATGCCAACGTCGAGTCCCGCTCGCTGGACTTCGCCAAGTACTCCCTCGCGGGCTGGATCGGCCGCTGGGAGCGCTGGCTGGGCTCGCTGGCCCCGCGCGGCCAGTACGTCAAGCTCGACAAGGGCGGCCTGCTGCAGGCCGACACCCTCGTGCGCTACCAGGCGATCCACATGATGGTCGCCGCCCGGATCATCACGCAGAGCGAGGCCCGGGCGATGCTCCTGGAACTGCCGCCGTTCACGCCTGAACAGCAGGCCGAGGTCGACAAGCTCGTGCTGCCCACCCCGCCGCCCGTCGGCTCCCCGAAGATCGGCTCGTAG
- a CDS encoding HK97 family phage prohead protease, whose translation MSITRPGRALSVATPPELLRERRSSMRGRREERRQRMPAQFEFRANPSGAGPQTFRFSGYAATFEQPFEMWDSWGDPYLETLAAGACARTLANGADVQFLIGHNTMGIPMARTRSGTMTLSADTTGLLVEAPNLDGRHSQVQDLAVAMERQDMDEMSIGFIALMQQWSPDWMERRITEISLNRGDVSVVCWAANPNATGASLTTALPVTAAGALAAGAGRERRTPTAPYSAKPGEGLECPQCHSANDADASYCDQCGTAVRSSGASTAQENETQRCGCGVWNADDAKFCASCGTNISSDLDADNGGAGNGATSAPSPYGWAARRVETRALPADGPQPDFTGKPAHDAAAHGTGSPQCPDPNCGAANASDAAFCDQCGGGLYDQGGLVQSVGDMDDVVTDSDGIVEEDGQESLSAERARLRVLMLSAP comes from the coding sequence ATGTCCATCACTCGTCCCGGCCGTGCGCTGAGCGTGGCCACCCCGCCCGAGCTCCTGCGCGAGCGCCGGTCGTCGATGCGCGGCCGGCGCGAGGAGCGTCGGCAGCGCATGCCCGCGCAGTTCGAGTTCCGTGCCAACCCCTCCGGCGCGGGCCCGCAGACGTTCCGGTTCAGCGGCTACGCCGCCACCTTCGAACAGCCGTTCGAGATGTGGGATTCCTGGGGAGACCCGTACCTCGAGACGCTGGCCGCCGGCGCTTGCGCGCGGACCCTGGCGAACGGCGCGGATGTCCAGTTCCTCATCGGGCACAACACCATGGGCATCCCCATGGCTCGCACACGCTCCGGGACCATGACCCTGTCGGCGGACACCACCGGCCTGCTGGTGGAGGCCCCGAACCTGGACGGCCGCCACTCCCAGGTGCAGGACCTGGCGGTGGCGATGGAGCGCCAGGACATGGACGAGATGAGCATCGGGTTCATCGCGCTGATGCAGCAGTGGTCTCCGGACTGGATGGAGCGCCGCATCACGGAGATCTCCCTGAACCGCGGGGACGTCTCGGTGGTGTGCTGGGCGGCCAACCCGAACGCCACCGGAGCTTCGCTGACGACGGCGCTGCCGGTCACCGCCGCCGGGGCCCTGGCCGCCGGCGCCGGGCGCGAGCGGCGCACGCCCACGGCCCCGTACTCGGCGAAGCCCGGCGAGGGCCTGGAGTGCCCGCAGTGCCACTCCGCGAACGACGCGGACGCCAGCTACTGCGACCAGTGCGGCACGGCGGTCCGCTCGAGCGGGGCGTCGACCGCGCAGGAGAACGAGACGCAGCGGTGCGGCTGCGGCGTGTGGAACGCGGACGACGCGAAGTTCTGCGCCAGCTGCGGCACCAACATCTCCTCGGACCTGGACGCCGACAACGGCGGTGCGGGGAACGGCGCGACGTCCGCGCCGTCGCCGTACGGATGGGCGGCGCGCAGGGTCGAGACGCGGGCGCTGCCCGCCGACGGGCCGCAGCCGGATTTCACCGGCAAGCCCGCCCATGACGCGGCCGCGCACGGCACCGGATCGCCGCAGTGTCCCGACCCGAACTGCGGTGCAGCCAACGCGTCCGACGCCGCGTTCTGCGACCAGTGCGGCGGCGGCCTGTACGACCAGGGCGGCCTGGTGCAGAGCGTCGGCGACATGGACGACGTCGTCACCGACTCGGACGGCATCGTCGAGGAGGACGGCCAGGAGTCGCTGTCAGCCGAGCGGGCCCGCCTGCGGGTACTGATGCTCTCCGCTCCCTGA
- a CDS encoding phage major capsid protein, with protein MPVDVLADMREKRSGLLAQMRTLTELPAMSPEQRTQFKTLDGEITGLDEELDLRQKQADREARAAAARAESGNTGANAPDGEQRQRSGWSVGEEPTIYGRGSGHSYFLDMAREKLGRGDGDGGIAASSNRLRRHAQELEVEVPKRREARARAAAAAYEEAFAGGNRAERRAMARMIREGHTPFERRALNRTDGTGGYEVPPLWLIDELIPYLRAGRDFVDLWRPLPLPPGTDSINIPRLQLGSATGPQTADGGTVPGRDMQDNFVNARVVTVAGQEDVALQLLDQSPVAFDEIILGDLAADYAMQLSGQSMVGGGPGMGQLTGIWPNGAMSTASGIYVANTNNTSGQTWLNGGSSSVVNSVFQACGQLLSLGARTRMMPFTHWVFHPWIWYQLTTTVDSQLRPLVVPGTPNNMAYNQIAVDDGGPAASGPVGYYMGLPVILDPNVPTTFGGGTAPQITTISAGQTAATPGSGVYTPVVAGRWNDLFLWEGDMRTRALNEVLSGTLQVRFQLYNYVANMPNRYQAYSTVQTGSGPTTVANAGASVSVATLSQFTANGVLNMTGQGF; from the coding sequence ATGCCAGTCGACGTCCTCGCGGACATGCGCGAGAAGCGCTCCGGGCTGCTGGCCCAGATGCGCACCCTGACCGAGCTGCCGGCCATGTCGCCCGAGCAGCGCACCCAGTTCAAGACCCTCGACGGCGAGATCACCGGCCTCGACGAGGAACTGGACCTGCGGCAGAAGCAGGCGGACCGCGAGGCCCGCGCCGCCGCCGCCCGGGCCGAGTCCGGGAACACCGGCGCGAACGCCCCCGACGGCGAGCAGCGCCAGCGCTCCGGCTGGTCGGTGGGCGAGGAGCCCACCATCTACGGCCGCGGCTCCGGGCACTCCTACTTCCTGGACATGGCGCGCGAGAAGCTGGGGCGCGGTGACGGCGACGGCGGTATCGCCGCGTCCAGCAACCGCCTGCGCCGGCACGCCCAGGAGCTCGAGGTCGAGGTGCCCAAGCGCCGCGAGGCGCGGGCCCGGGCGGCGGCCGCCGCCTACGAGGAGGCGTTCGCCGGCGGGAACCGGGCCGAGCGGCGCGCGATGGCCCGGATGATCCGCGAGGGCCACACCCCGTTCGAGCGACGGGCGCTGAACCGCACCGACGGCACCGGCGGCTACGAGGTCCCGCCGCTGTGGCTGATCGACGAGCTGATTCCCTACCTGCGCGCCGGCCGTGATTTCGTGGACCTGTGGAGGCCGCTGCCGCTGCCCCCGGGCACGGACAGCATCAATATCCCGCGCCTGCAGCTGGGCAGCGCGACCGGCCCGCAGACCGCCGATGGCGGCACGGTCCCCGGCCGCGACATGCAGGACAATTTCGTCAACGCCCGCGTGGTCACGGTCGCGGGGCAGGAGGACGTCGCGCTGCAGCTGCTCGACCAGAGCCCGGTGGCGTTCGACGAGATCATCCTCGGCGACCTGGCCGCGGACTACGCCATGCAGCTGTCAGGCCAGTCCATGGTCGGCGGGGGGCCGGGCATGGGGCAGCTGACCGGCATCTGGCCCAACGGCGCGATGTCGACCGCCTCCGGCATCTACGTCGCGAACACGAACAACACCTCAGGTCAGACCTGGCTCAACGGCGGCAGCTCGTCCGTCGTGAACTCGGTGTTCCAGGCCTGCGGGCAGCTGCTGTCGCTCGGCGCCCGGACGCGCATGATGCCGTTCACCCACTGGGTGTTCCACCCGTGGATCTGGTACCAGCTGACGACCACCGTCGACTCCCAGCTGCGGCCCCTGGTCGTGCCCGGGACGCCGAACAACATGGCGTACAACCAGATCGCCGTCGACGACGGCGGCCCGGCCGCGAGCGGTCCGGTCGGCTACTACATGGGCCTGCCGGTCATCCTCGACCCGAACGTTCCCACGACGTTCGGCGGCGGCACCGCGCCGCAGATCACCACGATCTCGGCCGGCCAGACCGCCGCCACCCCGGGCTCCGGCGTCTACACGCCGGTCGTCGCCGGCCGCTGGAACGACCTGTTCCTGTGGGAGGGCGACATGCGCACCCGGGCCCTGAACGAGGTGCTCAGCGGGACGCTGCAGGTGCGGTTCCAGCTCTACAACTACGTGGCGAACATGCCGAACCGCTACCAGGCCTACAGCACCGTGCAGACCGGCTCGGGCCCCACGACGGTGGCCAACGCCGGAGCGTCGGTGTCCGTCGCCACCCTCAGCCAGTTCACCGCCAACGGCGTGCTGAACATGACCGGACAGGGGTTCTGA